The Desmodus rotundus isolate HL8 chromosome 3, HLdesRot8A.1, whole genome shotgun sequence genome includes a region encoding these proteins:
- the DDN gene encoding dendrin, whose translation MLDGHLFSEGPDSPRELQDEESGSCLWVQKSKLLVIQVKTISCHYSRGAPPRQPMDFQASHWVRGPQSRTCGPRPGSPEPPPRRPWASRVLQEATNWRAGPPAEARAREQEKRKAASQEREAKETERKRRKAGGARRSPPGRPRPEPRNAPRVAQPAGLAAPSRPERLGPLGRPPRPSAQPQSDPRVAWAGPWGGRRPGPPSYEAHLLLRGAAGAAPRRRWDRPPPYVAPPSYEGPHRTLGTKRGPEPSQAQVSSVPAPTPARTEGGSTKKRLDPRIYRDVLGAWGLRQGRGLLGGSPGCGIARSRLEPRNAAAGKSLGLAASGLNSGSHGHPPANAAGSPGKVTAPTGSANAAPSPPRPAPRSRPHLKGSGQGKEGREQSWLPKCWIPSPKKQPPRHSQTLPRPWAPGGTGWRNSLGLREEAGHESSEGWKATRRAHTLPRSSRGPAAGEGVFVIDATCVVIRSQYVPTPRTQRVQLLPAGVPRLAGDASSQPKSNSKEGEGTAASPSPCQKLLLSSRLSHQPYGGLGFEAEGGKPVDSSLEERASRILGLPVGEVNLQDALTQPGSLEHSASGPATSGGANSAEGSGKVAAVSRLAGRGWARTPGPYAGALREAVSRIRRHTAPDSDSDEAAELSVHSSSSDGSDTEASGASWRNEQARPREGGKTAQLSHGIREILGVISRTEEVLFGERDTKRTPQGNRERQ comes from the exons atgcTGGATGGCCATCTGTTCTCCGAGGGGCCCGACAGCCCCCGGGAGCTCCAGGATGAGGAGTCTGGAAGCTGCCTCTGGGTGCAGAAATCCAAGCTGCTGGTGATCCAAGTGAAGACTATTTCCTGTCATTATAGTCGCGGCGCCCCTCCTCGACAGCCCATGGACTTCCAGGCCAGCCACTGGGTCCGCGGGCCGCAGAGCCGCAC GTGTGGGCCGCGCCCGGGATCCCCTGAGCCGCCTCCCCGCCGTCCCTGGGCCTCCAGGGTGCTGCAGGAGGCGACTAACTGGCGGGCGGGGCCCCCAGCCGAGGCCCGAGCccgggagcaagagaaaaggaaagcgGCATCGCAGGAGCGGGAGGCCAAGGAGACCGAGAGGAAAAGGCGCAAGGCTGGTGGGGCCCGAAGGAGCCCCCCGGGTCGGCCCCGCCCGGAGCCCCGGAACGCCCCCAGAGTGGCACAGCCCGCAGGGCTCGCAGCTCCGTCGAGGCCCGAGCGCCTGGGGCCGTTGGGGCGACCGCCCCGTCCGTCCGCGCAGCCGCAGAGCGACCCCCGGGTGGCGTGGGCGGGGCCCTGGGGAGGTCGCAGGCCAGGGCCCCCCAGCTACGAGGCTCACCTGCTGCTGAGAGGCGCTGCCGGGGCCGCCCCTCGACGCCGCTGGGACCGGCCGCCACCCTATGTGGCCCCACCGTCGTACGAAGGCCCCCACAGGACGCTGGGAACTAAAAGAGGCCCCGAGCCCTCCCAGGCGCAGGTCTCATCGGTCCCTGCTCCGACTCCAgccaggacagagggagggagcacAAAGAAGAGGCTGGATCCTCGGATCTACCGGGACGTCCTTGGGGCTTGGGGTCTCCGGCAGGGGCGGGGTCTCTTGGGGGGATCCCCAGGCTGTGGAATAGCCAGGTCAAGGCTGGAGCCCCGCAACGCCGCCGCAGGGAAGAGCCTGGGCCTGGCTGCTTCTGGCCTGAACAGTGGGAGCCACGGCCACCCCCCAGCCAACGCTGCTGGGAGCCCAGGCAAGGTGACAGCTCCTACGGGGTCTGCAAATGCGGCTCCGAGCCCCCCGCGTCCCGCtcccaggtccaggccccatCTCAAGGGCTCCGGGCAAGGGAAAGAAGGTAGAGAGCAGAGCTGGCTCCCCAAATGCTGGATTCCCTCCCCTAAAAAGCAGCCGCCCCGACATAGCCagaccctccccaggccctgggctccaggaggCACGGGATGGAGAAATTCCCTGGGTCTTAGAGAGGAGGCCGGACACGAATCCTCGGAGGGTTGGAAGGCGACCCGCCGCGcccacaccctgccccgaagTTCCCGCGGCCCCGCTGCTGGAGAAGGTGTCTTTGTCATTGACGCCACGTGCGTGGTAATAAGGTCTCAGTACGTTCCGACCCCTCGAACCCAGCGTGTGCAGCTTCTGCCCGCCGGGGTGCCTCGCCTTGCGGGGGATGCCTCCAGCCAGCCGAAGTCCAACAGCAAGGAGGGCGAGGGCACTGCGGCCTCTCCTTCCCCTTGCCAAAAGCTGCTGTTGAGCAGCCGCCTTTCACACCAGCCCTACGGGGGGCTCGGCTTTGAAGCTGAGGGCGGGAAGCCCGTGGACTCCTCATTGGAGGAGCGCGCCTCCCGCATCTTGGGGCTCCCGGTAGGCGAAGTAAACCTTCAGGACGCCCTCACGCAGCCAGGCAGCCTAGAGCACTCAGCCTCAGGCCCAGCGACTTCGGGAGGCGCCAACAGTGCCGAGGGCTCGGGGAAAGTGGCGGCGGTCTCGCGGCTTGCGGGCCGGGGCTGGGCGCGGACCCCCGGGCCCTACGCCGGGGCCCTGCGGGAAGCCGTGTCCCGCATCCGCCGCCACACCGCCCCAGACTCGGACTCAGATGAAGCTGCGGAGCTCAGCGTTCACAGCAGCTCTTCTGATGGAAGCGACACAGAAGCCTCCGGCGCCTCCTGGCGGAATGAGCAAGCTCGGCCCCGGGAAGGCGGGAAGACAGCACAGCTGAGCCACGGTATCCGGGAGATTCTAGGTGTCATCAGCCGGACTGAGGAGGTCCTCTTTGGGGAGAGAGACACTAAGAGGACCCCACAGGGAAATAGGGAGCGGCAGTAA
- the WNT1 gene encoding proto-oncogene Wnt-1: MGHWALLPGWVSATVLLALAALPAALAANSSGRWWGIVNVASSTNLLTDSKSLQLVLEPSLQLLSRKQRRLIRQNPGILHSVSGGLQSAVRECKWQFRNRRWNCPTASGPHLFGKIVNRGCRETAFIFAITSAGVTHSVARSCSEGSIESCTCDYRRRGPGGPDWHWGGCSDNIDFGRLFGREFVDSGEKGRDLRFLMNLHNNEAGRTTVFSEMRQECKCHGMSGSCTVRTCWMRLPTLRAVGDVLRDRFDGASRVLYGNRGSNRASRAELLRLEPEDPAHKPPSPHDLVYFEKSPNFCTYSGRLGTAGTAGRACNSSSPALDGCELLCCGRGHRTRTQRVTERCNCTFHWCCHVSCRNCTHTRVLHECL; encoded by the exons GGGCATCGTGAACGTAGCCTCCTCCACGAACCTCCTGACCGACTCCAAGAGTCTGCaactggtgctggagcccagtcTGCAGCTGCTGAGCCGCAAGCAGCGGCGGCTGATCCGCCAGAACCCGGGGATCCTGCACAGTGTTAGCGGGGGGCTGCAGAGCGCTGTGCGAGAGTGCAAGTGGCAGTTCCGGAACCGCCGCTGGAACTGCCCCACGGCTTCGGGGCCCCACCTCTTCGGCAAGATCGTCAACCGAG GCTGTCGGGAAACAGCGTTTATCTTCGCCATCACCTCCGCCGGGGTTACCCATTCGGTGGCGCGCTCCTGCTCCGAGGGCTCCATCGAGTCCTGCACATGCGACTATCGGCGGCGCGGCCCTGGCGGCCCCGATTGGCACTGGGGGGGCTGCAGCGACAACATCGACTTTGGCCGCCTCTTTGGCCGAGAGTTTGTGGATTCCGGGGAGAAGGGGCGGGACCTGCGCTTCCTCATGAACCTTCACAACAACGAGGCGGGCCGAACG ACTGTGTTCTCTGAGATGCGCCAGGAGTGCAAGTGCCACGGGATGTCAGGCTCGTGCACGGTGCGCACGTGCTGGATGCGGCTGCCCACGCTGCGCGCCGTGGGCGACGTGCTGCGCGACCGCTTCGACGGCGCCTCGCGCGTCCTCTACGGCAACCGCGGCAGCAACCGCGCCTCGAGGGCGGAACTGCTCCGCCTGGAGCCGGAAGACCCCGCGCACAAGCCGCCTTCACCCCATGACCTCGTGTACTTCGAGAAATCGCCCAACTTCTGCACATACAGCGGACGCCTGGGCACAGCGGGCACGGCGGGGCGCGCCTGCAACAGCTCGTCGCCCGCGCTGGACGGCTGTGAGCTGCTCTGCTGCGGCCGGGGCCACCGCACACGCACGCAGCGCGTCACCGAGCGCTGCAACTGCACCTTCCACTGGTGCTGCCACGTCAGCTGCCGCAACTGCACGCACACGCGCGTCCTGCACGAGTGTCTGTGA